In the genome of Desulfobacterales bacterium, the window GCAGGCTGTTGCGTTTAAGTCGTTGCGGGATTTTCCTGGATAACCCTGAAGCAAAATTAAAGCGAATCGTCGGTTTTGGTGACCCGGCGCCGCATCCCTTTTTTGGTCCCTTGGCGCCGTTTATGTTCCAGCCGGCGCTTTATCGAAGCCCGTGACGGTTTTGTTTTGCGGCGCCGTCTGGGTTTTTGGGCTGATTTAGAGACGAGATCCACCAGGCGCTGGACGGCATCCTGGCGGTTCTGGTCCTGGGAACGAAATCGCCGGGCGGTGATGACCAATACGCCGTCTGCGGTAATCCGCCTGTCCGGAAGCTGCAAGAGGCGTTCGCGAATGACATCGGGCAGTGACAATGAATTCTTAATGTCAAAACGCAATTGTACGGCCGTGGATGTTTTGTTTACATGCTGCCCGCCGGGTCCGGATGCCCGCATGAACTGAATCTGTATTTCATCCTCGCTGATTGTAATGTTGGGGGTGACCTTAATCATTTTTTGCATCATACCGTTTTTGGGATGGGTTTGTCAAAACATGCGGTTGAAACCGAACCGCATTGTTAAAAACGACTATAGACTTGCATTCAGACAAGAACCGTAGTATTAATCAAGAAATCAAGAATTTGAACATTGTTTTTTTGGGAGTTATGCCGAACATATCTGATCCTGATATTCCTCACAGTATGCTGATGGCCGGTCCATCCATTCGCCGGCCATGCAGGGTGGCATTTTTCATCAGCAGGGGTGAGGCGTGATGGATTACACATTCTGGATTGAACTTGTCCTGTTTGCCATTTTGATGGCACTCTCCGCGTTTTTTTCCAGTTCAGAGACCGCCCTTTTTTCCCTCAGCAGCGTCCAGTTGGAACAAATGCGTCGCAAGGGGCATCCCCGGGTCGGTCTGATCGAAGGGCTGCTGACCCGTCCGCGGCGACTGATCATGACCATTCTGATCGGAAATGAACTGGCCAATGTGGCTGCATCGGTCATTTCGGCAACCATCATTATCCGGTTGATGGGCGCCGGGAGCGAGTGGCTAAACCTGCTTGTGATGGTGCCGATCCTGCTGCTGGTGGGCGAGGTGACGCCAAAAACGCTGGCGATCCGCAATAATATTGCCTTTGCCGCTTTTGAGTGCCGTCCCATTGAATTTTTCGCCCTGATCGTTAAGCCCCTGCGATGGATGATCCGGACGATTGCGGATGTATCCATCACTTTCATTATCGGAAAAGAGCGCTCCCGCGGAAATATCGTTACGGAAGATATGGTGCGAGTCCTGGCCCACGATGCCGTCGGAGAGGGCGCTCTTGACCGCACCGAGGCCCAGTTCATTGATCACATTTTTGACTTCGGCAACAAAACGCTTGAAGATGTGATGACGCCGCGGTCGGACATCTTCTTTCTGCCCCTCAAGAGCAGCATCTATGAAAAAGTTGAAGAACTGCGCCGAACGCGGCATACCAAGGTGCCCATTTACCGTGAGCACCGCGATAATATCGTGGGAATTTTATATGCACGGGATCTGCTGGGTGCGGATCTTGAAAAATTGTCGGCGGAGTCGCAAGAATTCATTGACCTGTTGCGGGAACCGTATTTTGTGCCGGAATCCAAGCAGGCCGCCGAACTCTTTAATACGTTTCGCGAGCGCCGGATGTCATGCGCCTTGACGGTGGATGAATACGGCGGTGTGACCGGACTGGTCACCATGGAGGATCTGCTGGAATGCATCTTCGGGGATATCCACAGCCCTTCGGATATCAGCCCGCATGAATATATCAAGGAACTCGAAAAGGGACGCTATCGCATCGACGGCGCTATGCCTATTTCGGATTTGAACGAGCGGATCAACAGCAATTTGGACGAGGAGTCGGCCGAAACCATCGGGGGGCTGCTGTTGAACGAATATGGAGAGCTGCCATCCGAGGGCACCGTTATCGTCATCAATAGCCTCAAGTTCAAGGTGGTGGAGGTGGAAGAAAACCGGGTCAAGGAATTGCATCTGGAATTAGAAGATACGGAAACGGCCGTTTCCGAAACAAAAGAATAAGGAAAAACGATAAACGATGGACTGGGTTTGGACACTGATTACCATGCTGGTCTGTCTGCTGCTGGAAGGTTTTTTTTCCGGATCGGAAATTGCCCTGATCAGCGCCGATCAGATGAAACTGCGCCATGACGCCGCCAAAGGGTCCCGGGGCGCCCGGCTGGCCTTGAAGATGCTGAAGAAGCCCGAGTGGCTGCTTTCCACCACACTGGTGGGAACCAATGTCGCTGTGGTGGCGAATACAACCATGGCCACAGCACTGGCGATCTCCCTTTTCGGTGAACAAAACAGCTGGGTCGCCATTGTCGTGGCGGCACCCCTGATCTGGATATTCGGTGAAATTGTTCCCAAAAGTGTTTTTCAGCACCGCGCCGATACGCTTACCCCCCGGGTGGTGTTTTTTTTACGAATCGCCTCCTATGTTTTTTCCCCCATTTTGATCTTCTTCAGTATGCTGACACGTATCGGCAACCGCATTTTCGGCGGCCGGGGCCAGAATCCATTTACCTTGCGTGAAGAAATGATCACCATGCTGCAGATGCCGGCCAAAGACAGCGACATCCAGCATGTGGAAAAGGACATGATCAACCGGATCTTCAGCTTTTCAGAGACAACCGCCGACTCCGTGATGCTGCCGCTCATTGATGTGGTTGCCATTGACCAGAAGGCCACCTGCGGGGAGGCGATACGGGTGGCGGCGGAGAACGCGCATGTACGCCTGCCGGTTTATGAGGATCGCGTGGATCGGGTTGTCGGCGTCCTGAACACCCTGGAACTGCTGGGGGTGGACCCGGCCCAGTCCATTACGCCTTACATCCGGCCGGTGCGGTATGTGCCCGGATCAAAAAGCATCCGGGAACTGTTGCTGGACTTGCGCCAGGACGGTGATACGGTGGCCGTCGTGGTGGACGAATATGGCGGCGCCGAGGGGCTCGTTACCATAGAAGATGTCATGGAAGAAGTGGTTGAGGAAATGGAAGATGAATACGACTCTAAAGAAGGGTCGCAGCAATGGGTTCGAAAGGTGGCCGACCGGGATTATATTGTCAGCGCCCGTATCGAAATCGACACCCTTGAGGAAAAGCTGCATATTGATATCCCCAAGGGAAAATATGTGACCCTGGCCGGGTTTCTGCTGGAGAGGGCACGGGAGGTTCCGCCGGTGGGAACAGCCATCAAGGCCGACGGCATCACCTATACCATCCAGGAAGGTACGCCCCAGACGATTCAGGAGGTTCGGGTGCGCTGGTAGTTTTTAAAGTGGAAGGAAAAAGGGCCTGTTTGAGAACTAAAAAAAACAGGCCCTTTTATTATTTTGCTTTTAAAAATACTTGACAAAATGGTCTGGTCTGGTCAGACTATGCGCATGGAAAGGAGGTGTCCATTATGCAGATAACCAATATTTCAGAGGCAAAGGCCCAGTTGTCCGCGTTGATAGAAAAAGTTTTGGCGGGCGAGGATGTCATTATTGGGAAAGCCGGCAAACCCGTCGCTAAGCTGATCCGGTATGAAAATAACAGGCAACCGAGACACCCCGGTGCGTTGAAAGGAAAGATCAAAATCGCTGATGATTTTGATTCATTACCTGATGATATTGCACAAGTATTTGGAATGGAGAAGAAATGAATCTGTTTCTGGACACTCACATCCTTTTATGGTGGCTTGATGACAGCCCGTTACTGCCAGAGCAGGCACGAAACGCTATCGCTGACATTGATAATTTGATAATCATCGGCGCTGCCGTTATTTGGGAGATTCGCATTAAACAAGCATTGGGCAAGTTGAAGATAGCGCCGGATTTTTTTGACGTGATTAAACGGCAGGGTTTTGAAATGTTGTCAATTACACCCTATCACGCCTATGCAGTCGGGGACCTTCCGAAACATCACAGTGATCCCTTTGATAGAATCCTAATCGCCCAGGCTAAACTGGAAGGGCTCATGGTAGTGACCCATGATGCTATTTTTAAAAAATATCAAATTCCTATCTTAGAAATCTGACCCCTAGTGGTAATAGTCCTGAATCATCTCAAACCAGTCCTCTAAACCACCATAAATATTCAATATCTTTTAATTACAGTCTTTGTTAAACAATAGCGATTCGCAACGAATTTTTGTCACCTACAATTAATAAGAAAACAATCCTAAAGCGCTTGGAATTTTTGCGTTATATCGTACCGGAAACAGATAAAACCGGCGGATCGGGAGCTAATTTTATTGTTAAATGGGAATCCGATAGATTCGTTAATCCGCCTATTATTGAATCTGTAATGATTGGCACACAAAGACAGCAAGGCATTTCTTTCACCTCTCGCGGTCAAGTAATCATTCCATCTGAGTAGTTTATTGAACAACAGGTGAAACGCGCGCTACCGCAATAGATTTTCAATAAAGGACCTGTTCTCTGTCTCAGAGCTCGTTCAAGATGATCTACGAGCACTAGAAAAGCGACCGGGCGGGCGGTAAATTCATGGAAGCCTACGATGATTTGAAAAGGAAAACCCCTGACAATTGGTCACACCTGTCAGGGGGATAAAGAAAAACATGTTTTAAAACAGAAAGTTGAGTGGTCGGGACGACTGGATTTGAACCAGCGACCCCAGCGTCCCGAACGCTGTGCTCTACCAGACTGAGCCACGTCCCGACTTTTTTTTTGAGTTCTTATGTTAGTATGCCTGAATTGTCAATGAAAAATACTCCTCTTCATCGAACAAACCATTGCGTTTAATGAAAAGGATTTTTCAGGACGATCGTTTCTTCCCGGCCCGGCCCTACGGATATCATTTGAATCGGTGTTTTGGTAATTTCTTCGATGCGCTGAAGGTAATTGACAACGTTTTCCGGCAGGTCGCGGGAGTCGCGCACTGAAGAAATGTCCTCCTGCCAGCCGGGCATGGTTTCGTAAATGGGGTTGCACTGAGCCAGAACGTTTAAGCTGACCGGAAAATTGTTCAGGACCTTTCCGTTATATTCGTAGCCGGTGCAGATATTGATCGTTTCAAGACCGCCCAATACATCCAGTTTCGTTATGACCTGGGCGGTCAAACCGTTCAGCCGTACGGCGTTGCGCAGCATCACGGCGTCCAGCCAGCCGCAGCGGCGGCGCCTTCCGGTGGTGGCCCCGAATTCCGCCCCTTTTTTCTGGATCTTGTCGCCGGTTTCATCCAAAAGTTCGGTGGGGAAAGGACCCTGGCCGACACGGGTGGTATAGGCCTTGACGATTCCGATGACATCGGTGATTGCCCGGGGACCTACGCCGGCGCCGCAACAGGCATTTCCCGCCACCGTATTGGATGATGTTACAAACGGGTAGGTGCCGTGGTCAATATCCAGATGGGTTCCCTGGGCGCCCTCAAACAGAATTTTTTTATTGGCGCGGATGGCCTCATTTAATTCAACCGAAATATCGGTGACATGCGGGTCAAACCGTTTTGCGTATTCACCGTATTGATCGATAATTTCATCGGCGTTCAGGGTTTGGGCCGACAGGAATTTTTCAAGGTAGAAATTTTTTTCGGCAATGATGTCATGGACTTTTTCTTTGAGTACATCCTTGTCCAGCAAATCGACAAACCGGATGCCCCTGCGGGTGGCTTTGTCCTCATAGGCCGGGCCGATGCCCCGGCCGGTCGTCCCGATTTTTTTGTTGCCTTTAAATTTCTCCCGGGCACGGTCGATGGCCTGGTGGTATGGCATGATCAGGTGGACCTTTTCACTGATGCGAAGCGTGTCCGGACCGACCGCAATCCCGTTGCGGTTCAGATAGTCGCTTTCCTCAACCAGTACGGCCGGGTCCACTACCATGCCGTTTCCGATAAGGCATATTTTTTTTTGCAGAATGCCGGAGGGGATCAAGTGGCTGATAAACTGCTTGCCGTTTACCACCATGGTATGCCCGGCATTGTTGCCGCCCTGGAACCGTACCACCATATCGGCATATTCAGCCAGCAGGTCCACAATTTTACCTTTACCCTCGTCTCCCCATTGGGTTCCAACGATAATAATATTATGCACGTAATACTCCTTCTGCGCCTTTTCGTTTTGCCCGAAAAAAAGCCTGCAGCAGCGCCCTGCAGCCAGGTTCACAGATGCCGGATACGATCTGCAGCCGATGATTCAAACGGCTGTCGGCGGCCAGATCATATAATGATCCGGCGCCTCCCCATTTCGGGTCGGCGGCGCCGAAAACCAGGGTTGCCACTCTGGCATGTACCATCGCACCCATGCACATGATACAAGGTTCAATCGTAACATACAGGGTTGTATTTAACAAACGATAATTCCCCACAGCCCGGGCTGCCGCCCGCATGACCAGAATTTCGGCATGGGCGGTGGGATCGGCCAGGTCGATGGTTTGATTATGGGCTGCGGATAGAACCTTGCCGCTTTCGTCAACGAGTAATGCCCCTATCGGAATTTCGCCTTTTTGTCCAGCCCTTTCAGCCTCCTGCAGCGCCAGCCGCATCCGTTTTTCATGCTGCCCATTCATGGGGGCAGTATAGTATGGTTTTTGATTTTATCAATATTAATTTCCCTTGGGTAAACATTGGCGCTCCCGGAGGCTTTCCCAAGGGAAATTATCATTGACATAGCGGCAGTCTTGGCTTATGAAAAGATCAAAAATTATTTAAAACCGTTGCATACGCGCCCGTAGCTCAGTTGGATAGAGTGCCGGACTACGAATCCGTAGGCCGCAAGTTCGAATCTTGCCGGGCGCGCCAACTAAAATACAATAAGGAAGCCTTCGGCAGCCTGTCACGTTTCGTCCGGTTTCAGCCGGCACAAGGAGGCGAGGAGTTCGGAAACCGCCGTACATTGGAGGCCGAAAGGCAGGTAGCCGGCGTATCCCAGAGCCGGCATTTCGAATACCCGGAAGCGATCCACATAGGGGATGCTGTACTGCCACTTTGCCAGGCTGTAAAAATTCCACATTTCCCAGAACAGCCCGCAGACCAGCGCGGCCAGGGCGGATGAAATGATCAAACGCCAATCACCTGACGTTAATCCTTCCAGCACATGGGACTCTCCTGTAAGTACCTGCAGGGAAACAAGAACCATCAGCGGCGCCGACCACAGCAGCGAGAAAAGGTGATCGGGCCAAACACCGGTCAGCGCCAGTCCGACGCCGGCAATCAGCAGGAAAATGCAGGCAATCTTTGGGGATTCGAAGAGACCCGTGGGGATATATTTTTCAAACCCTTTATGAAGCCATGAATATGTCAAAAGGTATTCGCGTACACTCATGACCGCCGGCAAAACCGTTGAAAAGGAAAGGGTCGCATACAAAAAGTATTCGCCGGGGCCGTAGCGGACGCCGACATAATGCCAGTTTTGCACAAAGCGGTTCAAGTATTCAAAAAACCACCAGAAAACAGCACTGGCCGGGAACAGCAATAAAAAATATCCCCGGTGTTCCGTGATCAGACAGCTTCCCCTGCGTCTGGATGAAAGGGCGTTGATGACCAGGATAAAAGACAGCCACAGGGGGGTAAACGTATGGGGTTGAAAAAGCCCAAACCAATGGAAACGGGTCCATGCCAGCACCCAGAAAAGGAGGCCGGAAAAAAGACCCAGCCATCCCCACCAGGGAAACGGGTATCGTTGGGTTGAGGGTGCCTCCAGCCAATTTTTGGCGCGAACGGCTCTGCGCACCAGGGGATAGAGCACCGCAAAGACAAACAACCCGTACCCCCCCCAAACCGTCCAGGAAAAAGGGGCATGCAGGACATAACGGGACCGGGGGGGGAACTCCAGATACCGGCCGATGGGATGACCGGCCAGAACGACACCCAGCAAAGGGAGTCCCAGCAAAATGCCTGACAGGATAAAAAATTTACGGGCCATTTGTTTAGAGGCTATCGGGTGTGTTTGATTTTACGACCCGGGGTTATTCTCCAAACCGGCAGGGAGAATTTTTAATATTTAAATAATATAAATTTTCCAAATACGTTGACGTATTTAGGAAAATTTATGCTAAGTCGGGTTTTGCGCCTTTTTACAGACCGAGAGAACCGGGCAGGGTGCTCTGCGGACCACCCGGTCGGTCGTTGATCCCACAAATAGTTTTTCCACCAGACCTTGTCCGCGAACACCCAGCACAATCAGATCGATATCCTGGGATACGGCGTAGCGGGTCAATTCTTCATCGGGCTGCCCCTCCAGCAGCACCATATTGGGTGAGCACCAGTTCAGGGCTTCGGGGGGAATCAGGGCGGCCAGTTTTTCCTTTAGATGCTGCTGCATGGGCGGTTGAGAATCCTCTTTGGTTTCTGTCGGCTTGGTTGCCGGGATCGGATAGGCCGGTTTTTCAATGACATGGACCAGATAAAGCTCGGACTGGAATTCCTGGGCCAGACTGAGGCCGTGTTGAAATGCCAGCGCCGCATCCGGTGAAAAATCACAGCCGATTAAGATGCGCTTAAACCTGAGGGGCCTGTCGACAACAGCGCGGGCATTCGACGCCGGGTCCGGTATAATCAGCAGCGGACAGGGTAGGATGCGCATGAGCCTCTCGGTAACAGATCCCAGCAGAAAGCGTTTCAGTCCGGAGCGGCCGTGGGTTGCGGCAATAACCAGGTCGGCCGATTTCGTCGCGGCCAGGCGTGAAATTTCATCTGCGGTATGTCCCGTTGCAATGAGTGCTTCCCATTCCACCTGCTGCGGACCGATGAGGCTGCCGAGCTGTTCCTGGACATAGCGGACCGCCTTGTCCTGCTGCTCGGCGGGGTCCAGCAGGATCTCTCCGTAAATCGCTGTGGACGGCAGGCCGATGACATGGCAGAAATAGAGCTTGGTGTTGAATTCCTTTGCAAGGGAGATTGCAAATGGGATGGCGCGATTGGACAAATCGGAAAAATCGGTGGTGCAAATGATACGTTTAAGTAAGACTCTCATAGCCATTTC includes:
- a CDS encoding adenylosuccinate synthase, with translation MHNIIIVGTQWGDEGKGKIVDLLAEYADMVVRFQGGNNAGHTMVVNGKQFISHLIPSGILQKKICLIGNGMVVDPAVLVEESDYLNRNGIAVGPDTLRISEKVHLIMPYHQAIDRAREKFKGNKKIGTTGRGIGPAYEDKATRRGIRFVDLLDKDVLKEKVHDIIAEKNFYLEKFLSAQTLNADEIIDQYGEYAKRFDPHVTDISVELNEAIRANKKILFEGAQGTHLDIDHGTYPFVTSSNTVAGNACCGAGVGPRAITDVIGIVKAYTTRVGQGPFPTELLDETGDKIQKKGAEFGATTGRRRRCGWLDAVMLRNAVRLNGLTAQVITKLDVLGGLETINICTGYEYNGKVLNNFPVSLNVLAQCNPIYETMPGWQEDISSVRDSRDLPENVVNYLQRIEEITKTPIQMISVGPGREETIVLKNPFH
- a CDS encoding hemolysin family protein; the protein is MDWVWTLITMLVCLLLEGFFSGSEIALISADQMKLRHDAAKGSRGARLALKMLKKPEWLLSTTLVGTNVAVVANTTMATALAISLFGEQNSWVAIVVAAPLIWIFGEIVPKSVFQHRADTLTPRVVFFLRIASYVFSPILIFFSMLTRIGNRIFGGRGQNPFTLREEMITMLQMPAKDSDIQHVEKDMINRIFSFSETTADSVMLPLIDVVAIDQKATCGEAIRVAAENAHVRLPVYEDRVDRVVGVLNTLELLGVDPAQSITPYIRPVRYVPGSKSIRELLLDLRQDGDTVAVVVDEYGGAEGLVTIEDVMEEVVEEMEDEYDSKEGSQQWVRKVADRDYIVSARIEIDTLEEKLHIDIPKGKYVTLAGFLLERAREVPPVGTAIKADGITYTIQEGTPQTIQEVRVRW
- the arfB gene encoding alternative ribosome rescue aminoacyl-tRNA hydrolase ArfB, with translation MIKVTPNITISEDEIQIQFMRASGPGGQHVNKTSTAVQLRFDIKNSLSLPDVIRERLLQLPDRRITADGVLVITARRFRSQDQNRQDAVQRLVDLVSKSAQKPRRRRKTKPSRASIKRRLEHKRRQGTKKGMRRRVTKTDDSL
- a CDS encoding type II toxin-antitoxin system prevent-host-death family antitoxin, coding for MQITNISEAKAQLSALIEKVLAGEDVIIGKAGKPVAKLIRYENNRQPRHPGALKGKIKIADDFDSLPDDIAQVFGMEKK
- a CDS encoding hemolysin family protein, which translates into the protein MDYTFWIELVLFAILMALSAFFSSSETALFSLSSVQLEQMRRKGHPRVGLIEGLLTRPRRLIMTILIGNELANVAASVISATIIIRLMGAGSEWLNLLVMVPILLLVGEVTPKTLAIRNNIAFAAFECRPIEFFALIVKPLRWMIRTIADVSITFIIGKERSRGNIVTEDMVRVLAHDAVGEGALDRTEAQFIDHIFDFGNKTLEDVMTPRSDIFFLPLKSSIYEKVEELRRTRHTKVPIYREHRDNIVGILYARDLLGADLEKLSAESQEFIDLLREPYFVPESKQAAELFNTFRERRMSCALTVDEYGGVTGLVTMEDLLECIFGDIHSPSDISPHEYIKELEKGRYRIDGAMPISDLNERINSNLDEESAETIGGLLLNEYGELPSEGTVIVINSLKFKVVEVEENRVKELHLELEDTETAVSETKE
- a CDS encoding type II toxin-antitoxin system VapC family toxin → MNLFLDTHILLWWLDDSPLLPEQARNAIADIDNLIIIGAAVIWEIRIKQALGKLKIAPDFFDVIKRQGFEMLSITPYHAYAVGDLPKHHSDPFDRILIAQAKLEGLMVVTHDAIFKKYQIPILEI
- a CDS encoding universal stress protein, with the protein product MRVLLKRIICTTDFSDLSNRAIPFAISLAKEFNTKLYFCHVIGLPSTAIYGEILLDPAEQQDKAVRYVQEQLGSLIGPQQVEWEALIATGHTADEISRLAATKSADLVIAATHGRSGLKRFLLGSVTERLMRILPCPLLIIPDPASNARAVVDRPLRFKRILIGCDFSPDAALAFQHGLSLAQEFQSELYLVHVIEKPAYPIPATKPTETKEDSQPPMQQHLKEKLAALIPPEALNWCSPNMVLLEGQPDEELTRYAVSQDIDLIVLGVRGQGLVEKLFVGSTTDRVVRRAPCPVLSVCKKAQNPT
- a CDS encoding DUF3124 domain-containing protein, translating into MSPTINKKTILKRLEFLRYIVPETDKTGGSGANFIVKWESDRFVNPPIIESVMIGTQRQQGISFTSRGQVIIPSE
- the tadA gene encoding tRNA adenosine(34) deaminase TadA produces the protein MNGQHEKRMRLALQEAERAGQKGEIPIGALLVDESGKVLSAAHNQTIDLADPTAHAEILVMRAAARAVGNYRLLNTTLYVTIEPCIMCMGAMVHARVATLVFGAADPKWGGAGSLYDLAADSRLNHRLQIVSGICEPGCRALLQAFFRAKRKGAEGVLRA